Proteins encoded in a region of the Sebaldella sp. S0638 genome:
- a CDS encoding autotransporter outer membrane beta-barrel domain-containing protein: protein MKINLYRQIIAGILCLNILSVSQTVWTDADFATSKGHTWVNSGNYEYGGDVYIQNTNPVKFESNMNGKPNTGVLSIESGGKLTADSEVIVEQLGPTTGDAVLITDGGKAYFNGGLTATLKNPNNNYYVIATIRGNSELHAKGNTNIFSEFEKGYGLYLGEGTTNSFSKDSNGNGIVNISTGVRGIHSIGNTDFNQEVHVRLNANGATGILTLDSGSASLTNFNDKVYVTNNSVSNNSSTAYGIAVNNVNGIFNLKNGAFINFGDTYTNGNEIGLYSGKGQLNIQGDITVKTNSGNIQAAIYATNNGKINISNSIADLKGDILSNNNSQIIMDVKDGSRWEGASHTANSASTNISMTGTTWQMTDDSEITNFDLLNNSTVYLNSEPSTGVFTPRTLTISDDYTGSNGTIVFNTKLEDDLSLTDRLIVQGNTSGITKVQVRNAGGTGAETIEGIELISVGGTSDGIFVKDGRIVAGAYEYYLNRGNGDTTDTNNWYLTSKIPQVIITPPVDPTDPTVPVDTVEPIVPTEPQVIPPYVELPDKKPVAGTFESIFRPESGSYIANNAVVNSLFLQRLHDRLGDTQYTDSSANGDNAVSIWVRSAGGYNTFKDTSGQLKTTGKSHVVQTGGDIAQWTTDGTDRFHIGIMGGYGINHNKTSSNITNYGSKGKVEGYNIGLYGTWYSNKEDRSGFYADSWLIYNWFNNEVQGDELAKETYNSNGITASVESGYTFEIDNNSNGKAFFIQPKIQATYMGVKTDNHTESNGTVVELNGDGNIQTRLGMRFYTGNSNFINRDEKREFQPFIEANWIHNTKEFGVIMDGIENKQANAKDLGEVKVGTEIKLNHKFDLWGNISYQWNMNGNSYNDTQMTVGLKYKL, encoded by the coding sequence TTGAAAATAAATTTGTATAGACAAATAATTGCAGGTATTTTATGCCTTAATATATTGAGTGTTTCACAAACTGTATGGACTGATGCTGATTTTGCTACTTCTAAAGGACATACATGGGTGAATTCAGGAAATTACGAATATGGCGGAGATGTTTATATTCAAAATACTAATCCGGTAAAATTTGAATCAAATATGAATGGGAAACCTAATACCGGAGTATTAAGTATAGAGAGCGGAGGAAAGTTAACCGCAGATAGTGAAGTAATAGTAGAGCAGCTTGGACCGACTACAGGAGATGCGGTATTGATTACTGATGGCGGTAAAGCTTATTTTAACGGTGGTCTTACAGCTACTTTAAAAAATCCCAATAATAATTACTATGTAATAGCTACAATAAGAGGAAACTCTGAACTTCATGCAAAAGGAAATACTAATATTTTTTCAGAATTTGAAAAAGGTTATGGACTTTATTTAGGTGAAGGAACTACAAACAGCTTTAGTAAAGACAGTAATGGAAATGGAATTGTTAATATTTCAACAGGTGTCAGAGGGATACATTCTATAGGGAATACTGATTTTAATCAGGAAGTACATGTAAGATTAAATGCTAATGGTGCTACAGGAATTCTAACTTTAGATTCTGGTTCAGCATCACTGACAAATTTCAATGATAAAGTATATGTTACGAATAATTCAGTAAGCAATAATAGTTCTACCGCTTATGGTATTGCTGTCAACAATGTAAATGGAATATTCAATCTAAAAAATGGTGCTTTTATTAATTTTGGAGATACATATACGAATGGGAATGAAATAGGACTGTATTCAGGAAAAGGACAGCTTAATATACAGGGAGATATTACGGTTAAGACAAATTCTGGTAATATACAGGCTGCTATTTATGCAACAAATAATGGGAAAATAAATATAAGTAATTCAATTGCTGATTTGAAAGGTGATATTCTTTCAAATAATAACTCACAGATTATAATGGATGTGAAAGACGGTTCGAGGTGGGAAGGTGCTTCGCATACAGCGAATTCCGCTTCTACTAATATTAGTATGACAGGAACTACATGGCAGATGACTGATGACTCTGAAATAACTAACTTTGATTTATTAAATAACTCAACTGTTTATCTGAATTCTGAGCCGTCAACAGGAGTATTTACACCGAGAACTCTAACAATATCAGATGATTATACAGGAAGTAACGGTACAATAGTTTTCAATACGAAACTAGAAGATGATCTTTCATTAACAGATAGATTGATTGTTCAGGGAAATACTTCGGGAATTACAAAAGTACAAGTAAGAAATGCTGGTGGAACCGGTGCTGAAACTATAGAAGGTATTGAGCTGATCAGTGTAGGAGGAACATCAGACGGAATATTCGTAAAAGACGGGCGTATCGTTGCCGGTGCATATGAATATTACTTAAATCGTGGTAATGGAGATACAACAGACACTAATAACTGGTATCTGACAAGTAAAATTCCTCAGGTAATTATAACACCGCCTGTTGATCCAACTGATCCTACAGTTCCTGTAGATACAGTAGAACCTATAGTTCCCACTGAACCACAAGTGATTCCTCCATATGTAGAACTACCAGATAAAAAACCTGTGGCAGGAACCTTTGAATCAATATTCCGTCCTGAATCAGGAAGCTATATTGCTAATAACGCTGTAGTGAATTCATTATTTTTACAGAGACTCCATGATCGTCTTGGGGATACACAGTATACAGATTCATCAGCAAATGGAGATAATGCCGTAAGTATATGGGTACGTAGTGCAGGAGGTTATAATACATTTAAAGATACTTCGGGACAATTGAAAACTACAGGGAAAAGCCATGTGGTACAGACAGGCGGAGATATCGCCCAGTGGACTACAGATGGTACAGACCGTTTTCATATTGGAATTATGGGCGGATATGGAATTAACCATAATAAAACAAGTTCAAATATAACAAACTATGGTTCTAAAGGTAAAGTAGAAGGTTATAATATTGGATTATACGGAACGTGGTATTCAAATAAAGAAGACAGATCAGGATTTTACGCTGACAGTTGGTTGATATACAACTGGTTTAATAATGAAGTTCAAGGAGATGAGCTTGCTAAGGAAACATATAATTCTAATGGAATCACAGCTTCTGTAGAAAGCGGATATACTTTTGAAATAGATAACAATTCAAATGGAAAAGCATTTTTTATACAGCCTAAAATTCAGGCTACATATATGGGAGTTAAAACAGATAATCACACAGAATCCAACGGAACTGTAGTTGAATTAAACGGAGACGGTAATATTCAAACACGGCTTGGTATGAGATTCTATACTGGTAATTCTAATTTTATAAACAGAGATGAAAAAAGAGAATTTCAGCCGTTTATTGAAGCTAATTGGATTCACAATACAAAAGAATTTGGAGTAATTATGGATGGTATAGAAAATAAACAGGCCAATGCAAAAGATTTAGGAGAAGTTAAAGTGGGAACAGAAATAAAATTAAACCATAAATTTGACTTGTGGGGGAATATTTCATACCAATGGAATATGAATGGAAATAGTTACAATGATACACAGATGACTGTGGGATTAAAGTATAAACTGTAG
- a CDS encoding GNAT family N-acetyltransferase, with product MVINVAKYDKYDEVVKFYHDLIDGMQNSKFNCGWIKNVYPSQKFIYDSITNNEIIIAEIDNNIAGVMIINHESTTGYEKVKWKTTGAKNEIFIIHAFGVSPHFQNQGIASKMLAYVIKKSKESQIKAIRLDVLASNLPAQKLYTKIGFVFIDTMQLFYENTGTTDFLLYELILDPE from the coding sequence ATGGTTATCAATGTAGCTAAATACGATAAATATGATGAAGTTGTGAAATTTTATCATGATTTGATTGATGGTATGCAAAACTCAAAATTTAATTGCGGATGGATAAAAAATGTCTATCCCAGTCAAAAGTTTATTTATGATTCAATCACAAATAACGAAATAATCATTGCTGAAATTGACAATAACATTGCCGGTGTTATGATTATTAATCATGAATCAACTACAGGATATGAAAAAGTGAAATGGAAAACTACAGGGGCAAAAAACGAAATATTTATTATACATGCTTTTGGAGTTTCTCCTCATTTTCAAAATCAAGGTATCGCCAGTAAAATGTTGGCATATGTTATAAAAAAGAGTAAAGAGTCTCAAATAAAAGCTATCCGATTAGATGTTCTGGCTTCTAATCTGCCTGCACAAAAACTTTATACAAAAATTGGTTTTGTTTTTATTGATACAATGCAACTTTTTTACGAAAACACAGGCACAACGGATTTTCTATTATACGAATTAATTTTAGACCCGGAATAA
- a CDS encoding MerR family transcriptional regulator: MEDEKQGIETLIDSKLLRKLIVGIGEVSEITGVPTRKLRYWEEKGIINSEQGSDGETRKYNYLNIKKILLIKEFIDEGFTLDAAALRANKSIETFFKTFSELMSDDNNYKK; this comes from the coding sequence ATGGAAGATGAAAAACAAGGAATCGAAACTCTTATTGATTCTAAATTACTAAGAAAGCTTATTGTAGGAATAGGGGAAGTTTCAGAAATTACAGGAGTACCCACAAGAAAACTACGTTATTGGGAAGAAAAAGGTATTATCAATTCAGAACAAGGCTCTGATGGAGAAACAAGAAAGTATAATTATCTTAATATAAAAAAAATATTGTTGATAAAAGAGTTTATTGATGAAGGTTTTACTTTGGATGCTGCTGCTCTCAGAGCTAATAAAAGTATTGAGACCTTTTTTAAAACCTTTTCTGAATTAATGAGCGATGATAATAACTATAAGAAGTAA
- a CDS encoding dihydrofolate reductase family protein, whose amino-acid sequence MSIYFYGCITLDGYLADKNHNLDWLYQTGTIEETGYDSFYEKMDVTIMGKKTFNEISNMKDPHLVYQKTKNYVFTHTEELPVSGFIPISGNITEIVKNISDSQNVWIIGGTQILAPLLDNDMVDTLIIQIAPVLLGGGIPLFTQKEVLKRFYLDEVKQYGQFAELVYSKC is encoded by the coding sequence ATGAGCATATATTTTTATGGCTGTATTACACTAGATGGGTATCTCGCTGATAAAAACCATAATTTAGACTGGCTTTATCAAACAGGAACAATTGAAGAAACAGGTTATGATAGTTTTTATGAGAAAATGGATGTTACTATTATGGGAAAAAAGACATTTAATGAAATATCAAATATGAAAGACCCGCATCTGGTTTATCAGAAAACTAAAAATTACGTTTTTACTCATACAGAAGAATTACCTGTTAGCGGCTTTATTCCTATTTCAGGTAATATCACAGAAATCGTAAAAAATATTAGTGACTCCCAAAATGTATGGATCATAGGCGGAACACAAATATTAGCCCCATTACTGGATAATGATATGGTTGATACGCTGATTATACAGATTGCCCCGGTACTTTTAGGTGGCGGGATTCCTTTATTTACACAAAAAGAGGTGTTAAAACGGTTTTACCTTGACGAAGTGAAACAATACGGGCAGTTCGCGGAATTGGTTTATAGTAAATGCTGA
- a CDS encoding Cof-type HAD-IIB family hydrolase, whose protein sequence is MGIKAIVMDVDGTLTNDRKEITQKTKETLLNAQKQGILLILASGRPTTGLVRLGTELEMDKNNGLFISYNGSKVVNFQTGEDLFNEPLSVEDAKAVLEHMKKFDVRPMIDKGEYMYVNDVYNCMIKFRGEDFNVIKYESRGGNYKLCEIDDLAAFVDYPLNKILTTSDPEYLEEHYREIMEPFKDKLNCMFTAPIYFEFTAKNIDKAKALDTVLKPLNITADEVIAFGDGHNDISIVKYAGIGVAMENAVSDLKEIADEITLSNEQDGIAKSLKKHILGL, encoded by the coding sequence ATGGGAATAAAAGCTATTGTTATGGATGTAGACGGAACATTAACAAATGATAGAAAAGAGATAACACAAAAAACCAAAGAAACTTTACTGAATGCTCAAAAACAAGGGATTCTGCTGATATTAGCATCGGGAAGACCAACAACAGGACTAGTCAGACTGGGGACTGAACTTGAAATGGACAAAAATAATGGTCTGTTTATTTCATATAATGGTTCAAAAGTGGTGAATTTCCAGACAGGAGAAGATTTATTTAATGAGCCTTTGAGTGTGGAAGATGCCAAGGCTGTTTTGGAACACATGAAAAAGTTCGATGTAAGACCGATGATTGATAAAGGTGAATACATGTATGTAAATGATGTTTATAACTGCATGATTAAGTTCAGGGGAGAAGATTTTAATGTTATAAAATATGAATCAAGAGGAGGAAATTACAAATTATGTGAGATAGATGATTTGGCAGCATTTGTAGATTATCCGCTGAATAAGATTCTTACAACAAGCGATCCTGAATATCTGGAGGAACATTATCGGGAAATAATGGAGCCTTTTAAGGATAAACTGAACTGCATGTTCACAGCACCGATTTATTTTGAATTTACGGCTAAAAATATAGATAAGGCGAAAGCACTGGATACTGTACTAAAACCGCTTAATATAACAGCTGATGAAGTAATCGCTTTTGGTGACGGTCATAATGATATTTCTATTGTAAAGTATGCAGGAATAGGCGTAGCAATGGAAAATGCCGTGTCTGACCTGAAAGAGATCGCAGACGAGATTACTTTATCAAATGAACAGGACGGAATTGCCAAGTCTTTGAAAAAACATATTCTCGGTTTGTAG
- a CDS encoding YeiH family protein, whose amino-acid sequence MKKNWKGILLTAAVALAAEIIGKKFEIIGGPIVGIILGIIINNYFSISNDFVPGIKFTSKYILQLSVVILGFTLNLNSVREVGLSSFQVTIWTVLITLAAAHFLGKVLSIHKDLATLIGVGTSICGGSAIAAVSSVIEPEEHDLAYAMSTIFLFNVIAAILFPVFGHLMNMTDNTFGLWAGTAINDTSSVVAAGYTFSREAGNYATIVKLSRSILILPISLGYAAVKLFKSKKENNLQNKKIRFHNIFPWFILFFLLASFVETTVNFSPDTKHIFSETAKFLIIMALSGIGLSTNFKKMFSSGFKPIFLGFILWVLM is encoded by the coding sequence ATGAAAAAAAATTGGAAGGGAATATTATTAACAGCTGCGGTAGCTTTAGCAGCAGAGATAATAGGGAAAAAATTTGAAATAATCGGCGGTCCGATTGTAGGTATAATTCTAGGAATAATAATAAATAATTATTTTTCAATATCTAATGACTTTGTTCCCGGAATAAAATTTACAAGTAAGTATATTCTGCAATTATCTGTTGTTATTCTGGGATTCACGCTAAATCTGAACAGTGTAAGGGAGGTAGGACTCAGTTCCTTTCAGGTAACAATCTGGACTGTTTTAATTACACTGGCAGCGGCTCATTTTCTGGGGAAAGTTTTATCAATCCATAAAGATCTGGCGACCCTTATAGGGGTAGGGACTTCTATATGCGGCGGTTCGGCAATTGCTGCTGTTTCATCTGTTATAGAACCCGAAGAACATGATCTTGCTTATGCTATGAGTACCATATTTCTGTTTAATGTCATTGCTGCGATATTATTTCCTGTTTTTGGACACTTAATGAATATGACAGACAATACTTTCGGATTGTGGGCAGGAACAGCTATAAATGATACTTCTTCTGTGGTAGCAGCGGGATATACTTTTTCCCGGGAAGCAGGAAACTACGCAACAATTGTTAAATTGTCACGTTCAATCCTGATACTGCCGATATCACTTGGATATGCGGCTGTTAAATTATTCAAAAGCAAAAAAGAGAATAATCTTCAAAATAAAAAAATAAGATTTCACAATATTTTTCCTTGGTTTATTTTATTTTTCTTATTAGCTTCTTTTGTAGAAACTACTGTAAATTTTTCTCCTGATACTAAACATATATTTTCTGAAACTGCTAAATTTTTGATAATAATGGCTTTGAGCGGGATAGGTCTTTCGACTAATTTCAAAAAGATGTTTAGCTCAGGATTTAAACCGATATTTTTAGGATTTATTTTGTGGGTACTAATGTAG